The Cygnus olor isolate bCygOlo1 chromosome 18, bCygOlo1.pri.v2, whole genome shotgun sequence genome includes a window with the following:
- the LOC121057029 gene encoding histone H3.3A codes for MARTKQTARKSTGGKAPRKQLATKAARKSAPSTGGVKKPHRYRPGTVALREIRRYQKSTELLIRKLPFQRLVREIAQDFKTDLRFQSAAIGALQEASEAYLVGLFEDTNLCAIHAKRVTIMPKDIQLARRIRGERA; via the exons ATGGCCCGTACAAAGCAGACTGCCCGCAAGTCCACTGGGGGGAAGGCTCCGCGCAAGCAGCTGGCCACCAAGGCGGCCCGGAAAAGCGCTCCCTCTACTGGCGGCGTGAAGAAGCCTCACCGCTACAG GCCGGGCACCGTTGCCCTCCGTGAGATCCGTCGCTACCAGAAATCGACGGAGCTGCTGATCCGCAAGCTGCCCTTCCAGCGGCTGGTCAGGGAAATCGCCCAGGATTTCAAAACAGACTTGAGGTTCCAGAGTGCAGCCATCGGTGCGCTGCAG GAGGCCAGCGAAGCATATCTGGTGGGTCTGTTTGAAGACACAAACCTGTGCGCCATCCATGCCAAGAGAGTCACCATCATGCCCAAAGATATCCAGTTGGCTCGCAGGATACGGGGAGAGAGGGCTTAA